One genomic segment of Deltaproteobacteria bacterium includes these proteins:
- a CDS encoding response regulator: MKPKKVLVVDDSKLLHRMFEMMLRGFPLVHAFDGREALDRLAEHKDVELILLDINMPRMNGLEFLTAVKAHPEFARIPVVIITTEGTEDDTERGMQAGAAAYVKKPFRNEELIGVINRLTASPAA; the protein is encoded by the coding sequence ATGAAACCCAAAAAAGTCCTCGTCGTCGATGATTCCAAGCTGCTGCATCGGATGTTCGAGATGATGCTGCGCGGCTTCCCGCTCGTCCATGCGTTCGACGGCCGGGAGGCCCTGGATCGCCTCGCCGAGCACAAGGACGTCGAGCTCATCCTCCTCGACATCAACATGCCCCGGATGAACGGGCTCGAGTTCCTGACTGCGGTGAAAGCGCACCCGGAGTTCGCGCGGATCCCGGTGGTGATCATCACCACCGAGGGGACCGAGGACGACACCGAGCGCGGGATGCAGGCGGGCGCCGCCGCGTACGTGAAGAAGCCTTTCCGCAACGAGGAGCTCATCGGCGTCATCAACAGGCTGACGGCGAGCCCCGCGGCTTGA
- the queF gene encoding NADPH-dependent 7-cyano-7-deazaguanine reductase QueF, producing the protein MKADLAPRKVTEPGKSLATFPNPSPARDYEIRFECPEFTCVCPMTGQPDFATIKIAYVPDRTCVELKSLKLYLWSYRNEGVFHEAVTNRILDDLVATLKPRRCEVIGDFFVRGGIHTVVVARYPDR; encoded by the coding sequence ATGAAGGCCGATCTGGCGCCGCGGAAGGTCACCGAGCCGGGCAAGTCCTTGGCAACGTTCCCGAATCCGAGTCCGGCGCGCGATTACGAGATCCGGTTCGAATGTCCCGAGTTCACCTGCGTCTGCCCGATGACCGGTCAGCCCGACTTCGCCACCATCAAGATCGCGTACGTGCCGGATCGCACCTGCGTGGAGCTGAAGAGCCTCAAGCTGTACCTCTGGAGTTACCGGAACGAAGGCGTCTTCCACGAGGCCGTGACAAACCGGATCCTCGACGACCTCGTCGCAACGCTGAAACCGAGGCGCTGCGAAGTCATCGGCGACTTCTTCGTCCGCGGCGGAATCCACACGGTAGTGGTCGCCCGATATCCGGACCGCTGA
- a CDS encoding MBL fold metallo-hydrolase, producing the protein MSPAAPRPSELAADLDRLRARRPRRRGRAVVCGTAQGAPPPFPRRSTAAGARRRGADPRSAPGPLSWDAIRGRLRAARAGLEGALRVRRLVHGRGAVHPARRARGRAFHRPRGGRGSGAAPRVRAHRREGAADDAPALAARRRGDANGAVAPRRDGIAGSAAARDPFAARERRGAACAAARADAEMRVTALGSGDAFCSAGRGHTCWLVDDARGAFAVDFGATALAALKRLGRDPDQIDAVHFTHLHGDHIGGWPFLLVDAVYRSQRRKPLLVTGPKGTGERLQALWAACYAAAAERPLPFAVEMHEVMPGDRLEVAGRSLLAFRAAHMSPPQIALSLRIDDLAFTGDTGEIPDGLCAGARILCAECTNLGESSDQHIGWKTLGAKLPRVPMVILGHLGSDARAGIAPPAGVRVCDDLDSVEL; encoded by the coding sequence ATGTCGCCGGCGGCGCCCCGGCCGAGTGAGCTTGCTGCCGATCTGGATCGCCTGCGCGCTCGTCGCCCTCGTCGGCGCGGGCGCGCTGTCGTTTGCGGCACGGCTCAGGGCGCGCCACCGCCGTTTCCTCGACGCTCCACCGCCGCCGGCGCCAGGCGACGCGGAGCGGATCCTCGATCAGCCCCAGGCCCTCTATCATGGGACGCGATTCGCGGACGGCTCCGCGCTGCTCGCGCGGGCCTGGAAGGAGCCCTGCGTGTGCGACGTCTGGTGCACGGACGCGGCGCTGTTCATCCGGCGCGAAGGGCGCGAGGCCGTGCTTTCCATCGCCCACGCGGAGGTCGCGGAAGCGGCGCTGCACCGCGCGTACGCGCCCATCGCCGAGAAGGAGCTGCCGATGATGCGCCTGCGCTGGCGGCGCGGCGGCGAGGTGATGCAAACGGAGCTGTCGCTCCGCGGCGGGATGGCATCGCTGGAAGCGCTGCGGCGCGAGATCCATTTGCGGCAAGGGAACGTCGCGGAGCAGCTTGCGCCGCTGCTCGAGCGGACGCCGAAATGAGGGTCACGGCGCTGGGCAGCGGCGATGCCTTCTGCTCCGCCGGACGCGGCCACACCTGCTGGCTGGTGGACGACGCGCGCGGCGCCTTCGCCGTCGACTTCGGGGCCACCGCGCTTGCGGCGCTGAAGCGCCTCGGGCGCGACCCCGACCAGATCGACGCCGTCCATTTCACTCATCTGCACGGAGATCACATCGGCGGGTGGCCGTTCCTGCTCGTCGATGCGGTCTACCGATCGCAGCGCCGCAAGCCACTCCTCGTCACCGGTCCGAAGGGCACCGGCGAACGGCTTCAGGCGCTCTGGGCCGCATGCTACGCCGCCGCCGCGGAGCGCCCGCTGCCGTTCGCTGTCGAGATGCACGAGGTGATGCCGGGCGATCGCCTCGAGGTCGCCGGCCGATCGCTGCTCGCGTTCCGCGCCGCGCACATGAGTCCTCCGCAGATCGCGTTGTCGCTGCGGATCGACGATCTCGCGTTCACCGGGGACACCGGCGAGATCCCGGACGGCCTCTGCGCCGGAGCGCGGATCCTCTGCGCGGAGTGCACCAACCTCGGCGAGAGCAGCGACCAGCACATCGGCTGGAAGACGCTCGGCGCGAAGCTGCCGCGGGTCCCGATGGTGATTCTCGGCCATCTCGGGTCCGACGCGCGCGCCGGCATCGCTCCGCCTGCGGGTGTGCGCGTGTGCGACGATCTCGACTCGGTCGAGCTATAA
- a CDS encoding DUF4388 domain-containing protein produces MSLSGNLQDVSVADAMQFIHLGGRTGTLTLLRGDVKAEIGFHQGRIVNASSPGTKRLGELLLEAGAIEPPTLGEALRKQGEEHPRRSLGQILVAMKAVDSDTIYRTIEQQIERTVYDLVTWNQGTFHFALDDLKPIDDIAVVPGDVIRHLNLDTQMVLLDALRIFDERSRQQREQRNDTPAARSVPPITPMPVTRSAPTPTPANGVGPLADEPRTRLQVVSTERELAERLAHVLPGITVARVNVRDAGTPPPGEAPPLVLLDMRKGGVGLDAVSALRRARPRASILALIDGDAPAAAAYQAGALAVLPAELELVAACFRSVAQNRQDLMTGGSRADGINANFAKLRRIVGDLRSGLISTTISLSLMNIISESVERAVLFLVRREGLTALGAFGNSPGGQSLAQLTRGLKIELASKNALTDSLADGQVRSIPFDEASFPDAFRALVGKPRSGECAIFPVMGGQRVIALVYADNGPSNRAIEELDILELAAAQAGLAFENELLRRQATQPQ; encoded by the coding sequence ATGAGCCTCTCCGGCAACCTCCAGGACGTCTCCGTCGCCGACGCGATGCAGTTCATCCACCTCGGCGGCAGGACCGGGACGCTGACGCTGCTGCGCGGGGACGTAAAGGCGGAGATCGGGTTCCACCAGGGCCGCATCGTCAACGCCTCGTCGCCCGGCACGAAGCGGCTCGGAGAGCTCTTGCTGGAGGCCGGCGCGATCGAGCCGCCGACCCTGGGCGAGGCGCTCAGGAAGCAGGGGGAGGAGCACCCGCGGCGTTCGCTCGGACAGATCCTCGTGGCAATGAAGGCGGTGGACAGCGATACGATCTACCGCACCATCGAGCAGCAGATCGAGCGGACAGTCTACGACCTCGTCACCTGGAACCAGGGCACGTTCCACTTCGCTCTCGACGATCTGAAGCCGATCGACGACATCGCGGTGGTTCCCGGCGACGTGATCCGGCACCTCAACCTCGACACGCAGATGGTCCTGCTCGACGCGCTTCGCATCTTCGACGAGCGCAGCCGCCAGCAGCGGGAGCAGCGCAACGATACGCCGGCGGCGAGATCGGTCCCGCCGATCACGCCGATGCCGGTTACCCGCTCCGCGCCGACGCCGACGCCGGCGAACGGAGTAGGTCCGCTCGCGGACGAGCCGCGAACGCGGCTGCAGGTCGTGTCCACCGAGCGGGAGCTCGCCGAACGGCTCGCACATGTACTTCCCGGCATCACGGTCGCCCGGGTCAACGTGCGCGACGCCGGTACTCCTCCGCCCGGAGAGGCGCCGCCGCTGGTGCTGCTCGACATGCGCAAGGGAGGCGTCGGACTGGACGCGGTCTCGGCATTGAGGCGCGCGCGTCCGCGAGCGTCGATCCTCGCCCTGATCGACGGCGACGCGCCCGCCGCGGCGGCGTACCAGGCGGGGGCGCTGGCGGTGCTCCCGGCCGAGCTGGAGCTCGTCGCTGCGTGCTTTCGTTCCGTCGCGCAAAACCGGCAGGATCTGATGACCGGCGGCTCGCGCGCCGACGGGATCAACGCGAACTTCGCCAAGCTGCGGCGCATCGTCGGCGATCTCCGCAGCGGCCTGATCTCGACCACCATCTCGCTCAGCCTGATGAACATCATCAGCGAGTCGGTGGAGCGCGCGGTGCTGTTCCTCGTCCGGCGCGAAGGCCTCACCGCGCTGGGCGCATTCGGGAACAGCCCCGGAGGTCAGTCGCTGGCGCAGCTCACCCGCGGGCTGAAGATCGAGCTGGCCAGCAAGAACGCTCTGACCGACAGCCTGGCCGATGGCCAGGTCCGGTCCATCCCCTTCGACGAAGCAAGCTTTCCGGATGCCTTCCGCGCGCTGGTGGGGAAGCCTCGCTCGGGGGAGTGCGCGATCTTCCCGGTGATGGGCGGGCAACGCGTGATCGCGCTGGTCTACGCGGACAACGGTCCATCGAATCGCGCGATCGAGGAGCTGGACATCCTGGAGCTGGCCGCGGCGCAGGCCGGGCTGGCGTTCGAGAACGAGCTGCTGCGCCGGCAGGCGACGCAGCCGCAGTGA
- a CDS encoding anti-sigma factor, producing the protein METTVTDTRPQFSRITEGSKRHSWRAAVPAVVVLVIFLGLIAYLVSSVSSYSQRASTAERDANQYRDQVAAMGKQVGDLQKDVSLARSPGRTTVIVEAAQPAKKGAAPATNRSWAAVTWGELPTGKSWMRVNAYGLSQNLDGGKAYHLWMAPQTGDPVDIGAIDIDQNGSGFAMKADLPGVEQGKAVMLTIDAHDAKQPGEVVAKADLPKLQPTMTGAAPQAQDTQQTPASESKAKAGTDTQQMHQTGK; encoded by the coding sequence ATGGAAACCACCGTGACCGATACGCGGCCGCAGTTTTCGCGCATTACCGAAGGATCGAAACGGCACTCCTGGCGGGCAGCCGTCCCTGCGGTCGTCGTCCTGGTCATCTTTCTCGGGCTGATCGCCTACCTGGTCTCGAGCGTCAGCTCCTACTCCCAGAGGGCAAGCACCGCCGAACGCGACGCGAATCAGTACCGCGACCAAGTGGCTGCCATGGGCAAGCAGGTCGGGGACTTGCAGAAAGACGTCTCCCTCGCGCGTAGCCCGGGTCGCACCACGGTGATCGTCGAGGCGGCGCAGCCGGCGAAAAAGGGGGCCGCGCCCGCGACGAACCGCTCCTGGGCGGCAGTGACCTGGGGCGAGCTTCCGACCGGCAAGAGCTGGATGCGCGTGAACGCCTACGGACTGTCGCAGAACCTCGACGGCGGCAAGGCGTACCATCTGTGGATGGCGCCTCAGACCGGCGATCCGGTCGACATCGGCGCCATCGACATCGATCAGAACGGCAGCGGCTTCGCCATGAAGGCGGACCTTCCCGGCGTCGAGCAGGGGAAGGCGGTCATGCTGACGATCGACGCCCACGACGCGAAGCAGCCGGGCGAGGTCGTCGCCAAGGCCGATCTGCCGAAGCTGCAGCCGACGATGACCGGTGCGGCTCCGCAGGCGCAGGACACGCAGCAGACTCCCGCGTCGGAGAGCAAGGCGAAGGCCGGCACCGATACGCAGCAGATGCACCAGACCGGGAAGTAG
- a CDS encoding GAF domain-containing protein, translating into MAAPEQLPSQVGSALDELRATLDRAAELAKEIGSRPESAAELSARLADVQSDRDELSTKLAEYEQQVGRLMNLYVATYQLHATLDPGEVQATIAEIAINLLGAERFVLLFWKHDGDEASGECEVAFAQGMEDDKSGLYPNGCYRGGDPAVDATLADGGLRIGPIDGSEALACVPLTMQGARVGALVILKLFDHKAMLRPEDRDLLDLIAAHAASALFAARVYSTTDRKLKTLESLVALVRRQ; encoded by the coding sequence ATGGCGGCTCCCGAGCAGCTCCCGTCTCAGGTCGGGTCCGCGCTCGATGAGCTGCGCGCGACGCTGGACCGCGCCGCGGAGCTGGCCAAGGAGATCGGGAGCAGGCCGGAGAGCGCCGCAGAATTGTCGGCGCGGCTGGCGGACGTGCAGTCCGACCGCGACGAGCTGTCCACCAAGCTGGCGGAGTACGAGCAGCAGGTCGGACGGCTGATGAACCTCTACGTCGCAACCTACCAGCTCCACGCTACGCTCGATCCCGGCGAGGTGCAGGCCACCATCGCGGAGATCGCCATCAACCTGCTCGGCGCCGAGCGGTTCGTCCTGCTCTTCTGGAAGCACGACGGCGACGAGGCGTCGGGCGAATGCGAGGTCGCGTTCGCGCAGGGAATGGAGGACGACAAGAGCGGCCTCTATCCGAATGGCTGCTATCGGGGGGGAGACCCGGCGGTCGACGCGACGCTCGCCGACGGGGGGCTCCGGATCGGTCCCATCGACGGCTCGGAGGCGCTAGCGTGCGTGCCCCTCACCATGCAGGGCGCGCGGGTGGGGGCGCTCGTCATCCTCAAGCTCTTCGATCACAAGGCCATGCTGCGGCCCGAAGACCGCGATCTCCTCGACCTCATCGCGGCGCACGCCGCCTCCGCGCTGTTCGCCGCCCGCGTCTATTCGACGACGGACCGGAAGCTCAAGACGCTGGAGAGCCTCGTCGCGCTGGTGCGCAGGCAATAG
- a CDS encoding HEAT repeat domain-containing protein, producing MRPALGTPEIEKVFQAGASDAQIVAALQESEPALRDRAIALAARHLAPETLGRFVGNDENAVLRNAALSALERQGPYAVPHLVSLSRGENAEVAMFAVQILSRIKDPGSARALLPLLEHGDSNIAQAAIEALGALKAREAVPGLIRLLDADLWLQFAAVAALGEIGDPRAVQALLDAVPNEMLSEPAVDALGRIASPEALPRLLTLLADHDRLPLRDGVLKACAAILEAQLAPPSVFTRFRRKLDEERRDPGVIEYLGGLLGSDEVALARAAASVALAGHLEKLYPALVQRALSPDAEEARWTASLCRKHERAVRTALPELLRSGDARVRRGALMCAPADPATVSLLVPLMRDRDANVRAAACQALGRCRDVSAIPALVEHFGRGTPPESVAAAEALGSMPGQSLIALAPYLEAEEKVLPALEILEAARSPLFPDKIVELLDAPHAPVRRAALRVLVNHDDVDAEEHLVRKLQDADESVRIEAVELLVRNGSTRAVPALVGLLVVSDDLRYHAIRALGRLHAEIAAAELERLFPRATGHERLEIVAALIRIGAPGLLQFLKARLKDAEPEVRRVAADGLARVVPASELSLLVKLAQDADWSIRNHAGWGLGRLALPQGRDALLALVRDTEPVVARTARSALAKLPHS from the coding sequence GTGAGGCCGGCTTTGGGCACACCGGAGATCGAGAAAGTCTTCCAGGCGGGGGCAAGCGACGCGCAGATCGTCGCTGCGCTCCAGGAGTCCGAGCCGGCGTTGCGCGACCGCGCCATCGCGCTGGCGGCGCGGCACCTCGCCCCCGAGACGCTGGGCCGTTTCGTCGGCAACGACGAGAACGCCGTGCTGCGCAACGCGGCGCTCTCGGCGCTCGAGCGGCAGGGGCCCTACGCGGTGCCGCATCTCGTCTCGCTCTCGCGCGGCGAGAACGCCGAAGTGGCGATGTTCGCCGTGCAGATCCTCTCGAGGATCAAGGATCCCGGCTCGGCGCGAGCGCTCTTACCTCTGCTCGAGCACGGCGACTCCAACATCGCGCAGGCGGCGATCGAGGCGCTCGGAGCGCTGAAAGCGCGCGAAGCGGTGCCCGGGCTGATCCGGCTGCTGGACGCCGATCTCTGGTTGCAGTTCGCCGCCGTCGCTGCCCTGGGCGAGATCGGCGATCCGCGCGCCGTGCAGGCGCTGCTCGACGCGGTTCCCAACGAGATGCTCTCGGAGCCGGCGGTGGACGCGCTGGGGCGGATCGCCTCTCCGGAGGCGCTGCCGCGGCTCCTCACGCTGCTCGCCGATCACGACCGGCTGCCGCTGCGCGACGGCGTGTTGAAGGCCTGCGCCGCGATCCTCGAGGCGCAGCTCGCGCCCCCGTCGGTCTTCACGCGCTTCCGTCGGAAGCTCGACGAGGAGCGGCGCGACCCGGGAGTGATCGAGTACCTGGGCGGCCTCCTCGGTTCCGACGAGGTGGCGCTGGCGCGCGCCGCGGCATCGGTTGCGCTCGCTGGACACCTGGAAAAGCTCTATCCCGCTCTCGTCCAGCGGGCATTGTCGCCCGACGCCGAGGAAGCCCGCTGGACCGCCTCCCTCTGCCGCAAGCACGAGCGCGCCGTGCGGACGGCGCTGCCGGAGCTCCTCCGCAGCGGTGACGCGCGCGTCCGGCGCGGCGCGCTGATGTGCGCACCGGCGGATCCGGCGACGGTGTCGCTCCTCGTCCCGCTGATGCGCGACCGGGACGCCAACGTCCGCGCCGCGGCCTGCCAGGCGCTGGGAAGGTGCCGCGACGTATCGGCCATTCCGGCTCTGGTCGAGCATTTCGGCCGCGGGACACCGCCGGAGAGCGTGGCGGCGGCGGAGGCGCTCGGGAGCATGCCGGGACAGAGCCTGATCGCGCTCGCTCCGTACCTGGAGGCCGAGGAGAAGGTATTGCCCGCGTTGGAGATCCTCGAAGCCGCGCGCAGCCCGCTGTTCCCGGACAAGATCGTCGAGCTGCTCGATGCTCCCCACGCGCCGGTTCGCCGCGCGGCGCTACGGGTGCTCGTGAACCACGACGACGTCGACGCCGAGGAACATCTCGTCCGCAAGCTCCAGGACGCCGACGAGTCCGTTCGCATCGAGGCGGTGGAGCTGCTGGTGCGCAACGGGTCGACGCGCGCGGTCCCCGCGCTCGTCGGGTTGCTCGTGGTCTCCGACGATCTGCGGTATCACGCCATCCGCGCGCTGGGGCGGCTGCATGCCGAGATTGCCGCCGCCGAGCTGGAGCGGCTGTTCCCGCGCGCGACGGGTCACGAGCGGCTGGAGATCGTCGCGGCGCTGATCCGCATCGGTGCGCCGGGGCTTCTCCAATTCCTCAAGGCGCGGCTCAAGGACGCCGAGCCGGAAGTGCGCCGCGTGGCAGCGGACGGGCTCGCGCGCGTGGTGCCGGCGTCCGAGCTCTCCTTGCTGGTGAAGCTGGCCCAGGATGCCGACTGGAGCATCCGCAACCACGCCGGCTGGGGTCTCGGGCGGCTGGCGCTGCCCCAAGGGCGCGACGCGCTGCTGGCGCTGGTTCGCGACACCGAGCCGGTGGTGGCGCGGACCGCCCGCTCTGCGCTGGCGAAGCTGCCGCATTCCTGA
- a CDS encoding FHA domain-containing protein, translating into MGEEGTPKTEMINPALLDGVSANFIVKGPSGVEKAYPMRAITVTVGRSDQCDIAVKDSSMSGRHAEISKINGEIRVRDMGSANGIWLNGERVDDVELFDGDVLRLGQTSIRVDVVGGRKRPDAGLSPKVLAGIIAGVLVLAGAGIAGGLYLKKRAQTKRDRATLTAFIAAARESQKSKPCAAAVDKVGDVARTLNTLGRPSSANPPKGDEARRVVAGYRELAKTYDRIAVSITQFAAQSTSTAAALTGSAEQIADSDMRNKVAEAQELVEQRTQVTGTFIADWKKLSQATSSYANVADQAFVQGNKALYSEVDRGIAAKTAQEVLVNCNRNFDRAKNNVEDKLKELDDVAGGAPAE; encoded by the coding sequence ATGGGCGAAGAAGGAACTCCGAAAACCGAGATGATCAACCCCGCGCTTCTCGACGGGGTCTCCGCCAACTTCATCGTCAAGGGGCCGAGCGGTGTCGAGAAGGCCTATCCGATGCGCGCGATCACGGTGACGGTCGGGCGTTCGGACCAGTGCGACATCGCGGTCAAGGACAGCTCGATGTCCGGTCGCCACGCGGAAATCAGCAAAATCAACGGCGAGATCCGCGTCAGGGACATGGGCTCGGCAAACGGGATCTGGCTGAACGGCGAGCGCGTCGACGACGTGGAGCTGTTCGACGGCGACGTGCTGCGGCTCGGTCAGACCTCCATCCGCGTCGACGTGGTCGGCGGACGCAAGCGCCCCGACGCCGGGCTGAGCCCGAAGGTCCTCGCCGGGATCATCGCCGGCGTCCTCGTGCTGGCGGGAGCGGGAATCGCGGGCGGCCTCTATCTGAAGAAGCGCGCCCAGACCAAGCGCGACCGGGCGACCTTGACCGCGTTCATCGCCGCGGCGCGCGAGAGCCAGAAGAGCAAGCCTTGTGCCGCCGCCGTCGACAAGGTCGGCGACGTGGCCAGGACGCTGAACACGCTCGGCAGGCCCTCGTCGGCGAATCCGCCCAAGGGCGACGAGGCGCGGCGTGTCGTCGCCGGGTACCGCGAGCTGGCGAAGACCTACGATCGCATCGCGGTGTCGATCACCCAGTTCGCTGCGCAATCCACGTCCACCGCCGCCGCGCTGACCGGCTCCGCGGAGCAGATCGCGGACTCCGACATGCGGAACAAAGTGGCGGAGGCGCAGGAGCTGGTCGAGCAGCGCACGCAGGTGACCGGCACGTTCATCGCGGACTGGAAGAAGCTCTCGCAGGCGACGAGCAGCTACGCCAACGTGGCCGACCAGGCATTCGTCCAGGGCAACAAGGCGCTCTACTCGGAAGTCGACCGCGGCATCGCGGCGAAGACGGCGCAGGAAGTGCTGGTCAATTGCAACCGGAACTTCGACCGGGCCAAAAACAACGTCGAGGACAAGCTCAAGGAACTCGACGATGTCGCCGGCGGCGCCCCGGCCGAGTGA
- a CDS encoding tetratricopeptide repeat protein has product MDRIGQLRNFIATRPDDPFPRYALALELKGTGDARGAATELQDLLARNPDYLAAYLQLGMLLTSLDRADEAREILVRGQQVARSQNNGHTLSELTQALETLPSR; this is encoded by the coding sequence ATGGACCGCATCGGGCAGCTGCGCAACTTCATCGCCACTCGACCGGACGATCCATTTCCACGCTATGCGCTGGCGCTGGAGCTGAAGGGCACCGGCGACGCGCGCGGCGCCGCAACGGAGCTGCAGGATCTTCTCGCGCGAAACCCGGACTACCTTGCCGCATACCTGCAGCTGGGAATGCTTCTCACCTCGCTCGACCGGGCCGACGAAGCGCGCGAGATCCTCGTGCGCGGCCAGCAGGTTGCGCGCTCGCAAAACAATGGCCACACGCTCTCGGAGCTTACCCAGGCTCTGGAGACTCTGCCCTCGCGGTAG
- a CDS encoding DUF2231 domain-containing protein, with protein MVAGEFHPFLVHFAVGLLLIAPLADVFGLLLRREALLYTGRWTTLLGTGFALLAVASGWGAEAGLGAHSAAGEALLHLHEALGYVSAAIWVPVAAWRAASKLALPLRARTLYLAAAFAAASVLMAETVLGGALVYRHGVGLSPAARAEPVVRAPPTDRGR; from the coding sequence GTGGTCGCCGGCGAGTTCCACCCATTCCTCGTGCACTTCGCGGTGGGGCTGCTCTTGATTGCGCCGCTCGCCGACGTGTTCGGTCTGCTGCTGCGTCGCGAGGCCCTCCTCTATACCGGGCGGTGGACGACGTTGCTCGGCACCGGGTTTGCGCTCCTCGCCGTCGCCAGCGGCTGGGGAGCAGAGGCAGGTCTCGGGGCGCACAGCGCCGCGGGAGAAGCGCTTCTGCATCTGCACGAGGCGCTCGGCTACGTTTCGGCGGCGATCTGGGTTCCGGTCGCAGCCTGGCGAGCCGCCTCGAAGCTCGCCTTGCCCCTGCGCGCCCGCACGCTCTATCTCGCCGCCGCTTTCGCGGCGGCGTCGGTGCTGATGGCAGAAACCGTTCTCGGCGGAGCGTTGGTGTATCGCCACGGAGTCGGGCTGTCGCCCGCGGCGCGGGCAGAGCCCGTGGTCCGCGCTCCGCCGACCGACCGCGGCCGTTGA